GTTTGGGTTTGCCTATAAACTCCCTACCACCTAAAGCAGCATAATCAACTATCCAATATTCAGGAATTCCCATTTCCTCATAATCGGCGTATTTTTTATGATAATCATCACGCCAATTGGTACTTACTACCTCAATTACTAAAGGAATAGATGCTGCAAAGCTGACTGTAGATTCTTTTTTCCAGCGAGGCTCATTTACTAAATTAGGTAGATTTAGTAACAGCACATCTGGCGAGTAAGCTGATTCGTTTTCCAGTGGTTTAACTAATACTGTTTTTGGTATGCCATAGGGTAGGTTTAGGCGACTATATTCTAAAGTAATTTTTGTGGCTAAAAATACAACTACCTGTTCATGATCCCCTAATGGCTGTGGCATTTCAACTACTACTCCATCATGTAGTTCGTAGCGTTTTCCTGTGTTATCTGGATATTTATCAACGAATTCATCAAATGTAACTATTTTACGTAAAGTTTGACTCATAAATTATTGCCTCGCTAGTTTAGCCCCTGCTAAGGTCGGTTTCGATAGAACCAGCGTAAATTCGGTCTACCACACTCTTTCAATATACAAGCGCAAAATTTTCTCGTTTTAGCACGATGACCCCAGATCTAAAACCTAAAATGCCATAACCTGAAAATCTCTTGACCTCCTGTAGAGATGCAATTAATCGTCTGTACCTACTCCTTACTCCCTTACCGCATCTGTAGAGTAAAACTGTTGGGCATAAAAACGGGCATAGCGTCCTTCCTGAGCCAGTAGGGCGGCGTGAGTACCAGTTTCAACCACCTGTCCTTGTTCTAGTACGAGAATGCAATCAGCCCGACGAACGCTGCTTAAGCGATGGGCGATGATAAACACGGTACGGTTTTGCATCACTCGCTCTAGTGCTTCTTGAACTAGGGCTTCTGACTCGGAATCTAAGGCAGATGTGGCTTCATCCAGGATAAGAATTCGCGGATCGTTGACGATCGCTCTGGCGATCGCTAATCTTTGGCGTTGTCCGCCGGAGAGGTTCACTCCCCTCTCGCCTACCCAGCTATGATAACCTTGGGAAAATTGGGTGATAAACGAGTGAGCGTTGGCAATCTTTGCTGCTGCTTCTATGGCTGCAAAGTCTAATTCTTCTTGACCGTAACCGATATTTTCGGCGATCGTTCCTGAAAATAGCGTAATGTCTTGGGGAACAATGCCAATTTGATGGCGCAAGCTGGTAAGCGTGACATCGCGGATATCAATATCATCAATGAGAATTTCGCCGACTTGGGGGTCATAAAAGCGAAGCAAAAGGTTAATTAACGTCGATTTACCCGCCCCAGAAGCACCAACCAAAGCAATCACACTACCTGGAGCAGCTTGCAGACTAAGATCCTTGAGGACTGGCTGACCTAGATTGTAGGCGAAATTAACATGACGATATTCTACTTTGCCAGCAACTCGTGGTAGTTCCTTAGCATTCGGGTTTTCGCTTAAACTTGGCTGCTTCGCCATCAATTCAAAGACGCGTTCTACAGAAGCCTCGGTCTGTTTGTATTCGTTGTAATTGCTAATCAACAAGTCGATTGGCTGAATCAGTATAGCCACAGCAGCTAAGAAACTGATAAAGCCTTGAGGTGTCAGCTGATTTTGAGAAATCTGCCATCCTCCCAAAAGAAACAGCAGCATAATGCTAACTGCTTCTAAAAAACCAATAACGGGAAATTGAATCGATTTGAGTTGTAGAGCG
The genomic region above belongs to Calothrix sp. NIES-2098 and contains:
- a CDS encoding ABC transporter-related protein — its product is MKVRSSYWQLLPYLWPQWPLLVRGFACILGFVLLTVALPYLAGQVAFFVGQGNVNQIAYWLGLATVVFLLRGLCQYGQNVFTIAAALNMVFELRKRVYAHLHKLGLDYFETTQTGDLTYRLTEDIDRVGEIVEKLSHQFLSNLLQVIAIPIYMLYLNWQLTLAGLLLAPIMAWLIGAFGQRLLVLSRQSQNQVSNLSALLTEVFAGIRVVQAFAAQGYEVKRFNQEADRNRQAKYRALQLKSIQFPVIGFLEAVSIMLLFLLGGWQISQNQLTPQGFISFLAAVAILIQPIDLLISNYNEYKQTEASVERVFELMAKQPSLSENPNAKELPRVAGKVEYRHVNFAYNLGQPVLKDLSLQAAPGSVIALVGASGAGKSTLINLLLRFYDPQVGEILIDDIDIRDVTLTSLRHQIGIVPQDITLFSGTIAENIGYGQEELDFAAIEAAAKIANAHSFITQFSQGYHSWVGERGVNLSGGQRQRLAIARAIVNDPRILILDEATSALDSESEALVQEALERVMQNRTVFIIAHRLSSVRRADCILVLEQGQVVETGTHAALLAQEGRYARFYAQQFYSTDAVRE